AAATCTCTGGCAATTTCCTTGATAAATCGAGGATATTCTGTTAAAGGTTCTACAACATCCGAAGAGAAATTAGAGTTGTTAGAAATGAATAACATAGAACCTTATTTGGTTGACATTAGCGATTTTGAAGCAGATGATAGTTTCCTAAATTCCGATATTTTAATTGTAGCCATAACTTCTAAAGATATAAATGGTTTTGAACGTTTAATTGCTCAAATTGAAGAATCGCCAATTCAAAAAGTGATTTTTATAAGTTCTACTTCTGTGTATGATAAATTGAATAAAGTAGTCACAGAGGAAGATGCAGTACTTGAAGATAATCCTTTAGTAAAAATTGAAAATCTATTTAGAGAAAATACATTATTCGAAACAACAATTATTCGTTTTGCGGGTTTGTTTGGTGATGAAAGACACCCAGCAAATTGGTTTAAAAACGGAAAGAAAATTCCACAACCAGAAGGTTTTGTGAACATGATTCATAAAGAAGATTGTATCGAAATTATTCAGGAAATTATTGCTCAAGATTGTTGGAATAGAACTTTTAACGCGTGCTCAAATCATCACCCAACAAGAAGAGAGTTTTATACTTTAGCGAAATTAAGTCACGATTTTGAAGCTCCAGAATTCGAAGAAAATGAAAATTATGAATGGAAAATTATTAGCTCTAAAAAAATACAAGACGTTTTAGGCTATACTTTTATTCATGATGATTTGTTAAGTATTTAAAATTTTGTATTTTTATTTTGATTAGAAAAATCGAAAAACTTAAACTTATTTTAAATGATACAACCTTTTCATATTGCCATTCCTGTTCAGAATTTAGAACCTTGCAGAACATTTTACAGAGATATTTTAAATTGCTCTGAAGGCAGATCTACAGAAAATTGGGTCGATTTCAATTTCTTTGGTCATCAATTAGTAATTCATCAAAAAGACGATTTTAAGCCACAAAGAATCTCAAATCCTGTAGATGGTTTTGATGTTCCTGTGCCTCATTTTGGTGTTGTTTTAACTTGGGAAGATTGGCATAATTTAGCAGACAGATTAAAAGCTGCCAACACAAAGTTTGAAATTGAACCTTGTATTCGTTTTAAAGGAAAAGTGGGTGAACAAGCAACTATGTTTTTTAAAGATCCAGAAAATAATGCTTTAGAGTTTAAAGCTTTTCAAGATATTGGGCAATTGTTTGCTAAATAGCTTCTTTATTTTTTTCGTAGTTATTTTTAATTTGATTTTTTTATCTTTAGAAAATAAACCAAACTACAAATATTATGAAAAAAATTATCCTTCTTTTTTCTTTAATCCTCAGTTATTCAAGTTTTTCTCAAGGCACAAGATTGTTAAGGCAACCCACATTATCAAATACTGATGTTGTTTTTGTGTATGGAGCAGATTTATGGAAAGTGCCAATAAATGGTGGAAATGCTGTTCGTTTAACAAGTGATGAGGGCGAAGAATCCAATCCAAAATTTTCTAAAGATGGACAGTGGATTGCTTTTACAGCAGAATATGATGGAAATACAGATGTTTATCTAGTTCCTGCAATTGGTGGCGAACCAAAAAGATTAACCTACCACTCTGCAGCAGATATTGTGCAAGGTTGGACTCCTGATGGAAAAATATTGTTCAGATCTAACAGGGAATCTAAACCTACACAGACTAATAAATTCTTTACAATTTCTACGGAAGGTGGCATGCCAGAATCTTTTGAGATTCCAAGAGCTGCTTTTGGAGAAATTTCTGAAGACAATAAATACATTGCCTATACTCCTATTACAAGTTGGGATGCTGAATGGAGAAATTACAGAGGTGGACAAGCAATGCCAATTTGGATTGTAGATTTAAAAACCAAAGAATTGATAAAAACTCCACAAAAAGATGGAGAAAGACATGTAAATCCTGTTTGGTTTAATGGAGATGTTTATTACATTTCAGAAAGAGATTATACTGCAAATATTTGGTCTTACAACATCAACACAAAAACAGAAACTCAAGTTACATTTCACAAAAAATTTGATGTTAAAAATCTTGATGCTAATAAAAACGGAATTGTTTACGAACAAGGAAGTTATTTACATTTCTTAAACCCAGAAACCAAAGAAACCAAACAAATTATAGTTACTGTTAAAGGAGATTTAAACTATTCAAGAACAAGATGGATGAACGTTACTGGTAGAAACTTAACAAATCCTAACGTTTCGCCAAATGGAAAAAGAGCCATTTTTGAATATCGAGGAGAAATTTTTACCATTCCTAAAGAAAACGGAACTTGGAGAAACTTAACAAACTCCTCTGGAGTTGCAGATCGTTCTCCAATTTGGTCTCCAAAAGGCGATAAAGTCGCTTGGTTTTCTGATAAAAATGGAGAATATGAAATGGTTTTAGCAGATCAAAATGGCGATAATCAAGAATATATAAAACTACCAAATCCTACTTTTTATTTTCAGCCAGATTGGTCTCCAGATGGAAAACACATTGCTTATAC
The DNA window shown above is from Polaribacter sp. Hel_I_88 and carries:
- a CDS encoding NAD(P)-binding domain-containing protein; translated protein: MNKISILGCGWLGKSLAISLINRGYSVKGSTTSEEKLELLEMNNIEPYLVDISDFEADDSFLNSDILIVAITSKDINGFERLIAQIEESPIQKVIFISSTSVYDKLNKVVTEEDAVLEDNPLVKIENLFRENTLFETTIIRFAGLFGDERHPANWFKNGKKIPQPEGFVNMIHKEDCIEIIQEIIAQDCWNRTFNACSNHHPTRREFYTLAKLSHDFEAPEFEENENYEWKIISSKKIQDVLGYTFIHDDLLSI
- a CDS encoding VOC family protein — translated: MIQPFHIAIPVQNLEPCRTFYRDILNCSEGRSTENWVDFNFFGHQLVIHQKDDFKPQRISNPVDGFDVPVPHFGVVLTWEDWHNLADRLKAANTKFEIEPCIRFKGKVGEQATMFFKDPENNALEFKAFQDIGQLFAK